From one Phycodurus eques isolate BA_2022a chromosome 6, UOR_Pequ_1.1, whole genome shotgun sequence genomic stretch:
- the LOC133404277 gene encoding myeloid-associated differentiation marker homolog, with amino-acid sequence MPVIVLEARDFASPLFLVRSWEVLSSCTTFSLVTALESSELTKNLLHLQHLHTIRIFCIFTWCFFFTLTLLIHILSTIQFHSLLPVSWKNLTVTVAVLGSLMCLNAAIFFLWLIMEHQQAWPRPVAAAITSGFTFLAYTSECFILCSQVQEQRGFVGSMPGLLKIVQLWGGFQMIPLFVEADHALASGLHHWQLWVSGTSYGVCILMSVITLLVILGDFAGQCHLPFDKVMVVFTINGLLLYMVATVICFNKLIQLRNSANKSSELLIMETVVTCITLLSYTVDLTFSIKILCDRSHT; translated from the coding sequence ATGCCTGTTATTGTACTCGAGGCTAGAGACTTTGCCAGTCCTCTTTTTTTGGTGAGATCATGGGAGGTGCTATCCAGTTGTACTACATTCAGTCTGGTGACCGCACTAGAATCATCAGAGCTGACCAAGAATCTGCTGCATCTTCAACACCTCCACACCATCAGGATCTTTTGCATATTTACCTGGTGCTTCTTCTTCACACTTACCCTGCTGATCCACATTCTGAGCACCATCCAGTTTCACAGCCTCCTTCCGGTATCATGGAAAAACCTGACTGTGACTGTGGCAGTCTTGGGGTCACTGATGTGTCTCAACGCCGCCATATTTTTTCTATGGCTCATCATGGAACACCAGCAGGCCTGGCCACGTCCTGTGGCAGCTGCCATTACATCCGGCTTCACTTTCCTCGCCTATACCTCGGAATGCTTCATCCTGTGCTCCCAAGTCCAGGAGCAAAGAGGTTTTGTGGGCAGTATGCCTGGTCTTCTCAAGATTGTCCAACTGTGGGGTGGTTTTCAGATGATTCCTCTCTTCGTGGAAGCAGACCATGCCCTGGCCAGTGGACTACATCATTGGCAGCTGTGGGTGTCTGGAACGTCATATGGTGTCTGTATCCTCATGTCTGTTATCACACTTTTAGTAATATTGGGTGACTTTGCAGGGCAATGCCATCTGCCTTTTGACAAAGTCATGGTTGTCTTCACTATTAATGGACTGCTGCTATACATGGTAGCTACAGTGATTTGTTTTAACAAGCTAATACAGCTGAGAAATAGTGCTAACAAAAGTTCAGAGCTGCTTATAATGGAGACAGTGGTTACTTGTATCACACTTTTATCTTATACAGTGGACCTTACATTCTCGATTAAAATATTGTGTGACAGGAGTCACACATGA